GATCCGCGTCCACGACATCGGGCTGTGGCTGCACAGGAACGGCGCCGGCGAACTCGGTTTCGAGGTGGTGGTCGGTGGCGGGCTCGGCCGCACGCCGTTCGTCGCCAAGACCGTGAAGCCGTTTCTGCACAAGCGCGACCTTCTGAGCTATGTCGAGGCGATCCTGCGCGTCTATAATCAGTACGGCCGCCGCGACAACATCTACAAAGCGCGCATCAAGATCCTGGTGCACGAGCTCGGCGCCGAGAAGTTCGCCTCCGAGGTCGAAGCGGAATGGCAGTCGATCAAGGACGGCCCGCTGGCGATCGGCCCGGAGCTTTTGGAAGACGTCGCCTCGCGCTTCAAATATCCGGCCTATGAGCGGCTGGCGAACGGTCCTGTCGAATTGCAGCGGGCGCAGAGCATCAAGCCGCAGTTCGCGCGCTGGTTCAGGAATTCCGTATCGCAGCACAAGGTGCCGGGCTATGCCATCGTCACGCTGTCGCTGAAGCCGGAAGGCGGCCCGCCGGGCGACGCCACCGCCGAGCAGATGGATGCCATCGCTGATTTGGCCGATCGTTATTCGTTCGGCGAAATCCGCGTCGGCCATGAGCAGAACATCGTGCTGCCGCACGTGCCGCAACGCGATTTGCCGGCGTTGTGGGAGGCGCTGGATGCGATCGGCGTGGCAACGCCCAATGTCGGGCTTGTATCCGACATCATCGCGTGCCCCGGGCTCGACTATTGCAGCCTCGCCAACACGCGCTCGATTCCCGTGGCGCAGGAGCTGACGCGGCGTTTTCGGAACCTCGAGTCGCAGCACAACATCGGACGGCTGCACATCAACATCTCGGGCTGCATCAACGCCTGCGGTCATCACCACGTCGGCCACATCGGCATTCTCGGTGTCGAGAAGAACGGCGAGGAGTTCTTCCAGATCACGCTCGGCGGCCGTGCCGACGAGCAGGCCGAGCTCGGTGCGCTGCTCGGGCCGGCTGTGCCTTACAACGAGGTCGCCGACGTCATCGAGGACGTCGTTGCGGCCTATATCGAACTTCGCGAGCGGCCGAATGAGCTGTTCGTCGAGACCGTCAAACGTCTGGGTGTCGAGCCTTTCAAGGATCGTGTCTATGCCGCTCGTTAGGAATCTGAAGATCGTCGAAGACCCGTTTGTCCGCGTTCTCGACGATGCGCCGATCTCGGATGATGGCGCGGTGCTGGTGCCGGCGGCGCGGCTTATGGCCGACGCCGATGAGCTGCTGCGGCGATCCGGCCGAACCGGCGTGATCTGGCCGAACAACCGCAACATCGCCGAGCTCGCGCCTTATCTCGATCGGCTCGATGTGGTCGCGCTGGTGTTTCCGAAATTCCAGGACGGCCGCGCCTATAGCCAGGCGCGCCTTCTGCGCGAACGCTATGGCTTTCGTGGCCAACTGCGCGCCACCGGGCAGGTGCTGCGCGACCAGTTCCTGTTCCTCATTCGCGCCGGCTTCGATACCTTCGAGGTGACCAAGCCGGCCGATGCCGAGGCATTTGCCGAGGCCTCGCGCCGTTACAGCGCGTTCTATCAGCCGGCGGGTGACGGCCGCGGACCTGCGCTGCGCAAGCGCATGGCTGAGGCGGTCGTCGCGGCGGAGTGACGACGAAGCGAAAGTGCGCCGCTGGTGCAGCGGCGCTCACCCTCCCCTGGAGGGGGAGGGTCGACCGCCGTAGCGAAGCGAAGGCGGTCGGGGTGGGGTGATCTTCGCTCGCTTCGCGATTCACCCCACCCCGCTCGCTTCGCTCGCGACTCTCCCCTCCAGGGGAGGGTGAGCACCGCCGATGCCGCGCCGGTCCGCGTCTTTATAAGATTCCTATATCGTCGCCGACTGCCTCATCTCGAAAACCTATGCCCTGAGTGGCACTTCATCGCTCGATCGCAGGCGCGACTCGTTCGTGCTCGATCAGATGCGCGCCGATGCGCGCTCGAGGAGCATTCCAATGCTGGACATCATTCTCTTGGCGCTCGGCTTAGGCCTGTTCGCGCTGACCGTTGGCTATGCCTACGCCTGCGAGCGGCTCTGAGGAGGCAGCCATGATCTTCGACTATTCGCTCGCCGCCCTCGTGACCGCAGGGCTCCTGTTCTACCTCACTTACGCGCTGCTGCGGCCTGAGCGCTTCTGAAGGATTGATAACCATGAACGTCGTCGGCTGGATTCAGATCATCCTTTTCTGCGTCGTCGTGACCGCGCTGGTGAAACCGTTCGGCTGGTATATGACGCGCGTCTTCAACGGCGAGCGCACGTGCCTCTCGCCGGTGCTGCGGCCCCTCGAAAGAGGGCTGTATGCAATCGGCGGCGTCGAGGAGAAGCAGGAGCAACATTGGCTGACCTACACGGTGGCGATGCTGCTGTTTCACGTCGCGGGCTTCCTCGTTCTCTATTTCCTGATGCGCTTCCAGGCGTCGCTGCCGTTCAATCCGGCGGAGCAGTCGGCGGTTGCGCCCGATCTCGCCTTCAACACGGCGATCAGCTTCATCACCAACACCAACTGGCAGAACTACGGCGGCGAAAGCACGATGTCCTACCTCGTGCAGATGCTGGGCCTGACGCACCAGAACTTCCTGTCGGCCGCGACCGGCATCGTGCTGGCGGTGGCGCTCATTCGCGGCTTCGCCCGCGCGTCCGCGAGGACTGTCGGCAATTTCTGGGTCGATGTCACCCGCTGCACGCTCTACATCCTGCTGCCGATCTGCGTGGTCTACGCGTTGGTGCTCGTCGCCATGGGCATCCCGCAGACGCTCGGCCCCTATGTCGAGGCCACGACACTCGAAGGCGCCAAGCAGACCATCGCGGTCGGGCCGGTCGCCTCGCAGATCGCCATCAAGATGCTCGGCACCAATGGCGGCGGGTTCTTCAACGCCAACGCCGCGCATCCGTTCGAGAACCCGACCGCGCTGTCGAATTTTCTGCAGATGCTGTCGATCTTCGCGCTCGGCGCCGGCATGACCAACGTGTTCGGCCGCATGGTCGGCAATCAGCGTCAGGGCTGGGCGATCTTCGCCGCGATGGGTGTGCTGTTCATCGTCGGTGTCTTCGTCTGCTACTGGGCCGAGGCGCGCGGCAACGACATCCTCAACGCCATGGGGCTCACCGGCGGTAACATGGAGGGCAAGGAGGTCCGCTTCGGCATCGTCGCCTCCGCGCTGTTCGCCGTCATCACTACTGCGGCATCGTGCGGCGCCGTCAACGCCATGCACGACGCGTTCACCGCGTTGGGCGGCATGATCCCGCTGATCAACATGCAACTCGGCGAGATCATCATCGGCGGCGTCGGCGCCGGCCTCTACGGCATGCTGCTGTTCGTCGTCCTGGCGATCTTCGTTGCCGGGCTCATGGTCGGCCGCACGCCGGAATACGTCGGCAAGAAGATCGAGGCCAAGGAAGTGAAGATGGCGATGCTCGCCATTCTCGTCCTGCCGCTGATGTATCTCGGCTGGACCGCGGTTGCGGTGGTCTATCCGCCCGCGGTCGCCTCGATGGGCAATCCGGGGCCGCACGGCTTCTCCGAGGTGCTTTACGCTTTCACGTCGCAGACCGCGAACAACGGCTCGGCCTTCGGCGG
The Rhodoplanes sp. Z2-YC6860 genome window above contains:
- a CDS encoding nitrite/sulfite reductase yields the protein MYVYDNFDRTLLAERVSEFRDQVGRRLSGALTEDEFKPLRLMNGVYLQLHAYMLRVAIPYGTLSSAQLRTLAHIARRYDRGYGHFTTRQNMQFNWIKLSDLPDVMADLAETGLHGMQTSGNCVRNVTTDQWAGVAPDELEDPRIYAEILRQHCTMHPEFSFLPRKFKIAVTAAKHDRAAIRVHDIGLWLHRNGAGELGFEVVVGGGLGRTPFVAKTVKPFLHKRDLLSYVEAILRVYNQYGRRDNIYKARIKILVHELGAEKFASEVEAEWQSIKDGPLAIGPELLEDVASRFKYPAYERLANGPVELQRAQSIKPQFARWFRNSVSQHKVPGYAIVTLSLKPEGGPPGDATAEQMDAIADLADRYSFGEIRVGHEQNIVLPHVPQRDLPALWEALDAIGVATPNVGLVSDIIACPGLDYCSLANTRSIPVAQELTRRFRNLESQHNIGRLHINISGCINACGHHHVGHIGILGVEKNGEEFFQITLGGRADEQAELGALLGPAVPYNEVADVIEDVVAAYIELRERPNELFVETVKRLGVEPFKDRVYAAR
- a CDS encoding DUF934 domain-containing protein; this translates as MPLVRNLKIVEDPFVRVLDDAPISDDGAVLVPAARLMADADELLRRSGRTGVIWPNNRNIAELAPYLDRLDVVALVFPKFQDGRAYSQARLLRERYGFRGQLRATGQVLRDQFLFLIRAGFDTFEVTKPADAEAFAEASRRYSAFYQPAGDGRGPALRKRMAEAVVAAE
- a CDS encoding K(+)-transporting ATPase subunit F — encoded protein: MIFDYSLAALVTAGLLFYLTYALLRPERF
- the kdpA gene encoding potassium-transporting ATPase subunit KdpA gives rise to the protein MNVVGWIQIILFCVVVTALVKPFGWYMTRVFNGERTCLSPVLRPLERGLYAIGGVEEKQEQHWLTYTVAMLLFHVAGFLVLYFLMRFQASLPFNPAEQSAVAPDLAFNTAISFITNTNWQNYGGESTMSYLVQMLGLTHQNFLSAATGIVLAVALIRGFARASARTVGNFWVDVTRCTLYILLPICVVYALVLVAMGIPQTLGPYVEATTLEGAKQTIAVGPVASQIAIKMLGTNGGGFFNANAAHPFENPTALSNFLQMLSIFALGAGMTNVFGRMVGNQRQGWAIFAAMGVLFIVGVFVCYWAEARGNDILNAMGLTGGNMEGKEVRFGIVASALFAVITTAASCGAVNAMHDAFTALGGMIPLINMQLGEIIIGGVGAGLYGMLLFVVLAIFVAGLMVGRTPEYVGKKIEAKEVKMAMLAILVLPLMYLGWTAVAVVYPPAVASMGNPGPHGFSEVLYAFTSQTANNGSAFGGLTGNTLFYNVTGAIAMLVGRFWMIVPAMAIAGSLAAKKSVQPSLGTFPTTSPLFVGLVVGVILIVGGLTFFPALALGPLVEHFATVAGSTFASN